Genomic window (Gemmatimonadales bacterium):
CGCGCTCGTTGCGCCATCCCTCGTTGAAGATCTGCTGGAACTCCGCCCTGGGGTCGAGATACATCCGCAGCGTCACGTCCAGCCGGCCCTGGCCGGCCGTCGGTGGAGTGCGGTCGGCGTCCACGAGGTACAGGCCGGGACCGGTCGCGCCACCCGCGGGGCGCGGCGCAGCGGCGCCGCCGCCACCGCCGGCCGTGCGGTAGAGCAGTTTGTGCCCATCCGCGCTCACGGCATAGTCCGCCACGCCGCTGACGAATGGCGCGGCCCTGCGCTCGCTCAACTGGTAGCGATGGAGAACCTGGCCGGCGCCGCCGTCACCCCCGCCACCCGGCCCGCCGGCCGCAGCCTCGAGATAGTAGACCGTGCCCGCCGCGCCGGCGCGCAACCGCGAGTACGGCCGCACCGGCACGCCCGGCACCGAGATGATCCGCTGCTGGAGCCCGTCGAAATCGATCTGCACCGTGACCGGCGCCGCTGCGCCGCGACCGCCCGCGCCGGCACCCGGAGCGGCCGCGCCTAACACGCCGGAGCTATCGGCCGGCGCGCCGCCACGCCTACCGCCACCTCCACCACCGGTCGCGCTGCCCACGCCGAGGTCCTCGTCGCTCTCCGCCAGCAGCGGCGAGGGGTCGCCGCTCTTCAGCACGGTGAAGTAGAGCCCGAAGTTCTCCTCGCGGTCGTACGACGTCATGTCCAGCCACTGGGAGCGGAGGCCGAAGTCGGTGGACGCGAGGAACCAGAGGTACTTGCCGCCCGCGTCCCAGACCGGCCACACCGCGTCGGCGAGCCCGTCGGTCACCTGCCGTGTCTCGCCCGTCTCGGCGTTGGCGACGAAGATCGCGTGATACAGGGACCGGAGCCGGCTCGAGTACGCGATCCACCGCGCGTCGGGGCTCCACGTCGGGTTGAGCGTCCGCTCCGGCACCATCCACGGGTCGTTCCCCACGGTCCGTGCCTGGCCGGTCGCGACGTCCAGCACCCACACGTTGAGCCGCGTGTCGGTGAATAGCAGCTTCCGCGAATCGGGCGACCACGACGGCGTGTAGTAGTGCGCCGGGTTCGGGAGCGTGATCTCTCGCGGCGGCGTGATGCCGTCCTGCGACTCGATCACCAGCTGGTACTCGCCCGAACGGTCGCTGAAGTACGACACCCACCGGCCGTCCGGCGACCACGCCGGGTCGCGCTCGGCCGAGCCGCTCGAGTTCGTGAGGTCACGGATGTCGCCTTTCTCGGCAGGGATCGTGAAGATCTCGCCGCGCGCTTCGACGACGGCTCGCCGGCCCGTCGGCGACAGGGCGATGTTGGTCATCCGTGCCGTGACGTCCTCCCAGTGGGGCATCATCCAGGGAAAGTCGCCGGCGGCGGTGATCGGCACGACGTGCTCGCGGCCGCTCCGCGGGTCCAGCTCGTGGATGTCACCCGCCTGCTCAAACACCACGGCGCCGGCCCCAGCATCGATCGCCTTGACGTCGAAATCGGTGAACCGCGTCACCTGCGAGAGCTGCCGCGTCCCCGGGTCGTAGGCCCACACATTCGCCACGCCGTCGCGGTCGGAGAGGAAGTAGACGGCGTCGCCGACCCACACCGGGTCGGTGTCCTTGGAATCGGTCCACGGCGGCGACTCGAGGTCGTACCCCTGGAGATTGACGATCCAGATCGGTCGGTTCTGGCCGCCGCGGTAGTTGCGGCGCTCCTCGTCCCACGAGGTGTTCATCCGATAGGCGATGCGGCGGCCGTCGGCGGAGATCTTGCCCTGATAGCCGCGGGGCAGCGGCAGCGGCTCCTCGACCCCGCCGCCCGCCGGGACGGTCCAGAAGCGCGCGGTCGCGGTCGGCGACCACGAGGCGCGCGGCGACGAGTAGAGGACCGACCGGCCGTCGGGGATCCAGCCCGTCACGAGGTCGGCCGCCGGGTGCCACGTCAGGCGCCGCGGTTCGCCGCCCTCGGCCGGGACGACATAGACGTCGGTGTTGCCACCATACTCGCCGCTGAACGCGATCAGCCTCCCATCGGGCGAGAACTTCGGATTCGAGGTCTGGCCCTGGAAGCTCGTGAGGCGGCGCGCCGCGCCACCCGCGCGCTCCACGATCCAGATGTTGTTGGCGTACGCGAACGCGATCTGGGACGAGCTCACGGTCGGCGTGCGGAGCAGACGGGTCTGCGCGCACAGCGGCCCGGAGGCGAACGCGGTCGCGATGGCGGTGAGCGCGAGGAGCCCGAAGCGGGCGCGGAAACGATTCATGGTCGCACCAGGTCTATGGTTAGTGGTCAGCAGGTCAGCCGGCGAGCCAAAACTGCGCGCCGGAGGGCTGTCGCACAAGCCGAGGCACGGGCTACTCGCAAGTCGATCGGATACTGCACCCGCAAGTCTTGACACCGCCGCGGCCGGGGAACAGCTTCAGTTCGACGGCCCCCGGCGCTCCCGCGCCAAACATGCAATTCCTCCACGAGCCGACTCGAAGTCCCCCCGCGTCTCGGCTCAGAACGGAAGATCTGGGCGGAGGCGGCCACGGATCACGGACTCGAGGTGCTGAAAACGCGCTGAGGAGATCGCCGCGATGGTGATGCGCACGAACGCCGGGCGAGGGTCCGGTAGGCCATGTCCAGAGGTTCTTCCTGCCGTTTCAGGACACCTTTCTCCCAACCTGGTCACTCTGGGCGGTCGGCTTCACCATTCCGTTCGTAGAACTCGCCGGCGGAGCCCTCGTCCTGCTCGGGTGGCTCCGTTCGGTGGGATATGGCGCGCTGGGCGCGGTCCTGGTGGTCGTCACCTTCGGGCACCTGTTGCACGAGCCCCTGTATCCATTCCATGAGCACGTGATTCCCCGCCTCGCTCTGCTATTGCTCCTGTTGCTCATGCCGCCCGAGGCGGATCGTTTCTCGCTCGACGAGCTTCAGCAACGGATGCGCGCTCGGAACTGACGGCTCGACGCCCGAACGCCGTCCAGCCAGCGCTTGAGGCTCGAGGAAACGCCGCCCGCTCTACTCATCGAGGGCGGTCAGGGAGACCAGTGCCTGGCCATCGTGCTGGTAGCGAACGCTCACCCGCCACGGCTGGCAGCAGACCTGGCAATCCTCCACGTATTCCTGCGCGGGGCCGCCGCCGGGGTCCAAGGCGATGTCCACGGCCTCCCCGCAATACGGGCAGGAGACGATGGCGTCCGTGTCCGCGGAGTCATCGCCGGACGGGAAGTCCGGTTCGAATTCGTCGTCGTCAGGCAGGCGCATGGGCGGCTCGTGAGCGCGTTGGTTCCCGTAATACGGCGGGGGGCGCCGGGAGTTCCAGGCGCGGCGGGGATGTGGTGAGAGTCTCCGGCGCCTCTCCTGCGGCCTTGCGCGCGCGGGTGGGAGGCGGCATGCTAGCGGTCGGGACCGCTGACCACGGAGGCGCCCATGG
Coding sequences:
- a CDS encoding PDZ domain-containing protein; its protein translation is MNRFRARFGLLALTAIATAFASGPLCAQTRLLRTPTVSSSQIAFAYANNIWIVERAGGAARRLTSFQGQTSNPKFSPDGRLIAFSGEYGGNTDVYVVPAEGGEPRRLTWHPAADLVTGWIPDGRSVLYSSPRASWSPTATARFWTVPAGGGVEEPLPLPRGYQGKISADGRRIAYRMNTSWDEERRNYRGGQNRPIWIVNLQGYDLESPPWTDSKDTDPVWVGDAVYFLSDRDGVANVWAYDPGTRQLSQVTRFTDFDVKAIDAGAGAVVFEQAGDIHELDPRSGREHVVPITAAGDFPWMMPHWEDVTARMTNIALSPTGRRAVVEARGEIFTIPAEKGDIRDLTNSSGSAERDPAWSPDGRWVSYFSDRSGEYQLVIESQDGITPPREITLPNPAHYYTPSWSPDSRKLLFTDTRLNVWVLDVATGQARTVGNDPWMVPERTLNPTWSPDARWIAYSSRLRSLYHAIFVANAETGETRQVTDGLADAVWPVWDAGGKYLWFLASTDFGLRSQWLDMTSYDREENFGLYFTVLKSGDPSPLLAESDEDLGVGSATGGGGGGRRGGAPADSSGVLGAAAPGAGAGGRGAAAPVTVQIDFDGLQQRIISVPGVPVRPYSRLRAGAAGTVYYLEAAAGGPGGGGDGGAGQVLHRYQLSERRAAPFVSGVADYAVSADGHKLLYRTAGGGGGAAAPRPAGGATGPGLYLVDADRTPPTAGQGRLDVTLRMYLDPRAEFQQIFNEGWRNERDYLYVPNMHGTDWARDRQMYGQFLPFVMHRADLNYLLDNMGAEIAIGHSYVRGGDMPEVPQTTTGLLGADFSIDGDRYRITRIYDAESWNPDLRAPLASPGVDVHVGDYVLAVNGVELRAPDNIYRLLDGTADRQTVLTVNARPAMEGARRVTVVPVANEQGLRTRAWVESNRRLVDSLSHGQLAYVYVPNTGRSGYTSFNRYYFAQQDRQGAIIDERFNGGGSAADYIVDVLQRDFDGYFNNVAGDRYPFTSPAAGIWGPKVMIINEMAGSGGDLMPYMFRYRRIGQLVGKRTWGGLVHTADTPPFIDGGSMIAPRGGFFARDNRWAVENEGVAPDVDVENWPRDVIAGHDPQLERAVAEALRMLREHPVDRATHEPPPPTRGQRRRSP
- a CDS encoding CPXCG motif-containing cysteine-rich protein, with amino-acid sequence MRLPDDDEFEPDFPSGDDSADTDAIVSCPYCGEAVDIALDPGGGPAQEYVEDCQVCCQPWRVSVRYQHDGQALVSLTALDE